A window of the Streptomyces sp. NBC_00454 genome harbors these coding sequences:
- a CDS encoding bifunctional serine/threonine protein kinase/MFS transporter translates to MEQLTGQDPTHIGPYRLIARLGEGGMGLVYLGRSDLGRTVAVKVVQAEHAQHPEFRRRFTREVAAARRVGGNWTAAVLDADTEAAVPWVATQYIPGPDLTTVVGKDFGPLPEHSVHILANRLALALQAVHEAGLIHRDLKPSNVLVTVDGPRVIDFGIARALDSIGGDSLLTRTGMLIGSPGFMSPEQVRGHELTAANDMFCLGAVLVYAATGRLLFGATDTGLNAHLFRIAEEEADLTGVPDSLVDLVSECLAKDPALRPTPAQVVERTVTHRAEEWLPGPVLAQLGRKAAQLLDFTPEIRGPQPDPRLQAFPGVAGPQPTAYPLTPPLHAPSAYSPTGPAHFGAAPGYGPQAPPAPAGPPGRPFVPAGDSNGSHLRRGWGLAMATIAQLAVVLATSATTVLLYDALRDLGSDASSREWMVTAHFAAFGALLFVGGHLADLIGRKTTLLIGLTGFAMATAVQASAANPDMMLWGYIAQGVFAALITPASFALVAALFTEPSARAKAFGVYSLVGLGGAALSLFLAVPLAQVLPWRVLLFVTVLLAVIALVGTATLVRDLPDRTQAGFDAPGALLGTLAVAAVIFSIDRSTILGWGTPLIPLCLTSGVLLMAAFFWRQTRTEGGAILPSYDTGARERLGALITLFLNGLALAFAVPMLGEFLWSVGPWLGLVAFLVMAGSFVIGSLLVSAWLPRIAPRVLLVPGLLLAAVGVLLISLGMASLYGALPGMICLGFGLGMAGTVLYSTVTEGIAPQDSGGRAALAITGQELGDSAAAALVGGSAGLHTLEGAGLGVLYMSAGALLIAALVGGLLIKGPRRGLSGGATRPREAP, encoded by the coding sequence GTGGAACAGCTGACGGGGCAGGACCCCACACACATCGGCCCCTACCGTCTGATCGCCCGCCTGGGGGAGGGCGGCATGGGCCTCGTCTATCTGGGGCGGTCCGATCTCGGCCGCACGGTCGCGGTGAAGGTCGTGCAGGCGGAGCATGCCCAGCATCCCGAATTCCGCAGGCGGTTCACCCGCGAGGTTGCCGCTGCCCGGCGGGTGGGCGGCAACTGGACTGCCGCCGTCCTGGATGCTGATACCGAGGCGGCCGTGCCCTGGGTCGCCACCCAGTACATCCCGGGCCCCGACTTGACCACCGTGGTCGGCAAGGACTTCGGGCCGCTGCCCGAGCACTCGGTCCACATCCTCGCCAACCGCCTCGCCCTCGCCCTGCAGGCCGTGCACGAGGCGGGGCTGATCCACCGCGACCTCAAGCCGTCCAATGTCCTCGTCACCGTGGACGGGCCCCGTGTCATCGACTTCGGTATCGCGCGGGCACTCGACAGTATCGGCGGGGACAGCCTTCTCACCCGCACCGGCATGCTGATCGGCTCGCCCGGCTTCATGTCCCCGGAGCAGGTCAGGGGGCATGAACTCACCGCCGCCAACGACATGTTCTGCCTCGGTGCGGTCCTCGTCTACGCCGCCACCGGCCGCCTCCTCTTCGGCGCCACGGACACCGGTCTCAATGCCCACCTCTTCCGGATCGCCGAGGAGGAGGCGGACCTGACCGGCGTACCGGACTCGCTCGTCGATCTCGTAAGCGAGTGCCTGGCCAAGGATCCGGCGTTGCGGCCCACACCCGCCCAGGTGGTCGAGCGCACGGTGACGCACCGGGCCGAGGAGTGGCTGCCGGGGCCGGTGCTGGCGCAACTTGGCCGCAAGGCAGCACAGTTGCTGGACTTCACCCCCGAGATCCGGGGTCCGCAGCCGGACCCGCGGTTGCAGGCCTTTCCTGGAGTGGCTGGGCCCCAGCCGACCGCCTACCCCCTGACGCCGCCCCTCCATGCCCCGTCCGCGTACTCTCCCACGGGCCCGGCGCACTTCGGTGCCGCGCCGGGATACGGACCGCAGGCGCCACCGGCACCCGCGGGCCCGCCCGGCCGACCCTTCGTCCCGGCTGGAGACAGTAACGGCTCACACCTGCGGCGCGGGTGGGGCCTGGCGATGGCAACGATCGCGCAACTGGCCGTGGTGCTCGCAACGTCGGCGACCACCGTGCTGCTGTATGACGCCCTGAGAGACCTCGGATCGGACGCTTCGTCCCGGGAGTGGATGGTCACTGCCCATTTTGCGGCCTTCGGTGCGCTGCTCTTCGTCGGAGGACACCTTGCGGACCTCATCGGGCGCAAGACGACGCTCCTCATCGGCCTGACCGGCTTCGCCATGGCCACCGCGGTCCAAGCCTCGGCCGCCAACCCCGACATGATGCTCTGGGGGTACATCGCCCAGGGAGTCTTCGCGGCCCTGATCACCCCGGCCTCGTTCGCACTGGTCGCCGCCCTCTTCACCGAGCCGAGCGCGCGTGCGAAGGCTTTCGGGGTCTACTCCCTGGTAGGTCTGGGGGGTGCAGCGCTGAGCCTCTTCCTGGCGGTGCCGCTCGCCCAGGTCCTGCCGTGGCGGGTGTTGCTGTTCGTCACTGTCCTCCTGGCCGTCATCGCCCTCGTCGGCACAGCCACCCTGGTCCGTGACCTACCGGACCGCACCCAGGCTGGATTCGACGCACCCGGCGCGCTCCTGGGCACACTCGCAGTCGCGGCCGTCATCTTCTCCATCGACCGGTCGACGATACTCGGCTGGGGGACTCCTTTGATCCCCCTCTGCCTCACCAGTGGCGTCCTCCTGATGGCGGCCTTCTTCTGGCGGCAGACGAGGACCGAGGGCGGCGCGATCCTGCCGTCGTACGACACGGGGGCCCGAGAGCGTCTCGGCGCACTGATCACCCTGTTCCTGAACGGACTCGCCCTCGCCTTCGCGGTCCCGATGCTCGGCGAATTCCTGTGGTCCGTCGGGCCCTGGCTCGGCCTCGTGGCGTTCTTGGTGATGGCCGGCTCCTTCGTCATCGGCTCCCTGCTGGTCTCCGCCTGGTTGCCCCGTATCGCGCCCCGCGTTTTGCTGGTGCCGGGTCTGCTACTCGCCGCGGTAGGTGTACTGCTCATCAGTCTGGGCATGGCCTCCCTCTACGGGGCCCTCCCCGGCATGATCTGCCTTGGCTTCGGGCTGGGGATGGCCGGCACGGTGCTCTACTCGACCGTCACCGAAGGCATCGCCCCGCAGGACTCCGGCGGTCGGGCGGCCCTCGCCATCACGGGCCAGGAGCTGGGCGATTCAGCCGCTGCCGCCCTGGTCGGTGGGTCGGCTGGCCTGCATACGCTGGAAGGCGCCGGCCTCGGAGTTCTGTACATGTCGGCCGGAGCCCTGCTGATCGCTGCATTGGTCGGAGGGCTATTGATCAAAGGCCCACGACGCGGGCTGAGCGGCGGTGCCACGAGGCCCAGGGAGGCGCCCTGA
- a CDS encoding response regulator codes for MITILISDDDAVVRAGLRTILESADDITVIGEAADGEDALTQARALTPEVVLMDIRMPRLDGLTATRRLTTMPDPPKVIILTTFTLDEYVDEAVQAGASGYLRKDTQPRDLIHAVRSVAAGDAVLSPSVTRRVLSTAHTARPAVDPALRARLGTLTPREREVLVLVGQGLSNASISATLFMSESTVKAHVSNVLSKLGADNRVQAAILSHQAGLTNE; via the coding sequence TTGATCACCATCCTGATCTCCGACGACGACGCCGTGGTCCGCGCCGGACTGCGCACCATCCTGGAGTCAGCCGACGACATCACTGTCATCGGCGAGGCCGCCGACGGCGAGGACGCCCTCACCCAGGCCCGGGCCCTCACCCCCGAAGTCGTACTCATGGACATCCGCATGCCCCGCCTCGACGGCCTGACCGCCACGCGACGTCTGACCACCATGCCCGATCCGCCCAAGGTGATCATCCTGACCACCTTCACCCTCGACGAATACGTCGACGAGGCCGTACAGGCCGGCGCCTCGGGCTATCTCCGCAAGGACACCCAGCCCAGAGACCTCATCCACGCCGTACGCAGCGTCGCTGCCGGAGACGCAGTGCTGTCCCCCTCCGTCACCCGGCGAGTCCTCTCCACCGCTCATACCGCCAGACCAGCCGTCGACCCCGCCCTGCGCGCACGCCTCGGCACCCTGACCCCGCGCGAACGGGAAGTCCTCGTCCTGGTCGGCCAAGGACTGTCCAACGCCTCTATCTCCGCCACCTTGTTCATGTCGGAATCCACTGTGAAAGCCCACGTCAGCAACGTGCTGTCCAAACTCGGTGCCGACAACCGCGTCCAGGCCGCGATCCTCTCCCACCAAGCGGGACTCACCAACGAGTGA